A segment of the Pseudoliparis swirei isolate HS2019 ecotype Mariana Trench chromosome 4, NWPU_hadal_v1, whole genome shotgun sequence genome:
aacgCAGCGTTCACGTTGGTGAAGCAGCAGCTTTTTATTTAGAGGTCATGCTTCTGTCATTCTCACTAATTCACTGCTTTTTCATTGATGAATCTCTTGGATAATAAAGagtttaatatgagattcataagatatattaatgtattttattattccccagaggacccagagcccccccacattaaagaggaacaggaggacccagagcccccccacattaaagaggaacaggaggacttagagcccccccacatcaaagaggaacaggaggacttggagcccccccacatcaaagaggaccaggaggacccagagcccccccacatcaaagaggaacaggaggacccagagcccccccacatcaaagaggaacaggagcacTTAGAGCCCCCACatcaagaggaccaggaggacccagagcccccccacataaaagaggaccaggaggacccagagccaccccacatcaaagaggaccaggaggacccagagcccccacatcaaggaccaggaggacccagagcctccccacattaaagaggaacaggaggacccagagcccccccacattaaagaggaacaggaggacccagagcccccccacatcaaagaggaccaggaggacctctggaccaatcaggagggagagcagcttccagggctgcaggaggctgcTATCAGGTTCTCAGTCTctcctgtaaaaaaagaagatgatggagaggaagctcagtcctctcagcttcatcaaagacaaactgaaccgatggagacagaagctgatggagcgcattgtggaggaccagaaccagacaggaagttaGATCCAGGAAGCGATCCAGGACCAGATACTGATGAGACTGAGTACAGTGATGATGGGGAGGAGACTCAGGAACCTCAGTCAGATGAGAACCCTCTGCTAAACAAAGAAGTCCCTGTAAGGGATGTGAACTGTAGTCCTGGAACTACATCAAGCAGCTCGCCTGCATGTGCTGCAcgctctgaccaccagggacatCTGGAGAAACCCAGCAGCTCcaaaacaggagagaaaacagttCAATGCTCTGTGTGTGACAAAATATTTAGATTCAATAACGATCTAAAGAGACACATGGCTGTCCACACAGGAGATAAACCATTTAGTTGTTCAGTGTGTagcaaaacatttaaacaaaaggGACACCTGAACGCTCACATGACTGTCCACACAAGAGTCAAACCATTTAAATGCTCTCTTTGTGACAAAAGATTTGGATTCAATAACGATCTAAAGAGACACATGGCTggccacacaggagagaaaccgtttaGTTGTTCAGTGTGTAgtaaaacatttacacaaaaggGGCACATGACCTATCACATGactgtccacacaggagaaaaaCCATTTAAATGTTCTGTTTGTGATAAACGATATGGATTAAATAACGATCTAAAGAGACACATGGCTGGCCACACAGGAAAAAAACCATTTAGTTGTTCTAAATGTGATAAAACATTTCGACATAAAAGAAACCTGACCTATCACATGAatatccacacaggagagaaaccatttagtTGTTCACTTTGTGATAaaacattttcacaaaaacCCAATCTGACACGACATTTAGTTATCCACACTAGAGAAACTAAGTAGTCGTGGAGTTCCTTCAACAAGATTATCTTGTCTCGGTTATTCCAAACATCTTTGAAGTATTCCTGAGAGTCTCTGAAATAAATCTGGTGAAACCCTTAAGAACTGTCAGGCTGATCCAGACTCCAACACAAGTGTCTTCAGCGAAGATGAAGCTGTAGCCATGTTGTCTACATCAGCGAGTCGCCTGCTGTGCCTGCATGCGGCACAAGGTGAGCAATTCTAAAGAAATCcccggccctccagcagacaaggcaaagCGTTATGTCCTCTTGGGTTTGGGGAGCATGAATATATTCATTGGTCAGAGAGAACCTGAGGTCATGAGGATAACCTTCTATCCTGTTCATTGTAGATGAATGTTCATTTAGTTGGATGAGAACCTGGTCATGATTTCCATAACTGAGAGAATAACCTGTTCTTTATGAAATGAATGTTTGGTTCATGATGATGAACATGGTCTGACTAAATGAGGATAACCTTTATTGGTCATGTGAATGAACCGGTTGCTCATAAAATGGTCATTGGTCACTGATATGACGGGTCCACTCATGAGATAACCTGTTCATTTGTGTGATAATTTAACGATCTAAGCAGACACATGCTACAATCATCCATTTCACGTTTTTATTGATAAACTATTAGCATAAATAAAATTGCATCAATTAATAATACAtaagaatacattattttatttattaacatCACAGAACCATACTCCCATTAAGTAGGAACTAGGAGAAACCTAAGAGACAGTGGAGCCcacaagaggaacaggaggaccttGAAGCCCCCATCAAAGGGGAAGAGAAGAGTCTCCCCTtaagaaccaggaggacccagacccCCACACAAGAGGAACGGGACGGCCCAGAGTCCCCTCATTAAGAGGACCGAGGACCCTGAGCCCCTGtgacaggaggacccagagcccccacgacAAAGACACCGATGGCCTCTGACCTCAGGAGAAGCGCTTCCACAGAGAGAGGCTTGAACAGGTCCACTCGAGGATGTAACCAATCCTCACTTCAGGGATGTAGATGAGCAGAGTATCCGGAGGTGGGAGGAAGAACCCGACGGCTTTCCAGCGTCAACAATATATGAGATGATACAGTTATATGAAGACACAAACTTCATGTGAAATGAAACAAGAAGTCCCTTAAAGGATTATCACTGAACACACAGCAGTCTGCATTTGTTGACTTAACAAATCAATTAAATACAGTACTCAAAAGGAGATAAACTATTCAATGCTTGTGGATCATATTTAGTTAAAAACGATCTAAAAACCATGCTGTCCAAAGAGATAAACAAGTTGTTCAGTGTAAACTTTATGACAAACGGTCTACCTGATCCATGACTGCCACAAAGGGCCGTAATGCACCTTGATGACAACGCATTAAATAACGAAAAGAAGACACATGTGACACGAAGAACCGTTAGGCGGGGAAACTTCTACACACGGCTCTGACCTCCAGTGATGTCCACACAGAGAAACTTTACAAGTTGCTTGTGATAAACGAATGGATTCTAACGAAAGAGACAAGGCTCCACAAGGAAAACCTTTGTTGTTCTAAGATGTGTAAACATTTCGACTAAAGTAACCTGACCGTCACTGAAGTACACACGGAGGCTTTACGTGTCACTTTGTGATAAAAATTTCACAAAACAATTCATGATACACATTTAGGTATGCACACAGAGCAAGGTGTGGACTAACTTATTTGACTGGTAAAACATTTTAAGTATTAACCTCAGAGCTCGAAATATTGGTGAGACCTAAACTGCGGGGCTACCGGACTCCCAAAGTCCAGCGAAGATAAGACACACGAATTCTTGAGCTCGAGTGTACTTGGCGTTTTCGGAGCTTGTCAGATATAGTTTCAATAGCTCCGTGATCCCATGGTTTGGCTAATTACACCAAAGTAAGAGGAATTTGTCAACCGCCCCGTTAAACTCAAACTCATTTAGTGAGAGAAACTGACGAGTCTACTGAAGAAACGTTTTTTAAACCAAGTATTGTTTATGAGAGATACTTTAATGGTTAGAATGAAAGAATttaaacatggacacatgaaggaAGCCTCTGTTCACTTGTGTTCAACTGAAGATGTCCATGACAGCAGGTCCGTTCACTTTTGTTTACACTTTAACCAGACAGTGTCAATACTTTTTTTAGTTTTCCGTATCACACTGCAGCACGGAGGCGCAGGCCGGCATTGTCGATAACTTATATTAGAAGACATTTGTTCACGGTTAACCTTAATGGCGTTACGCTTCGCTCTCGAGCTAGACGCTTCACGACCCGAGGACACAAGCAGCGGTGGCCGAAGCACCGACTGTTCACTTCTGAAGGAACGTTCGAGCTCTGAACATGTCACCGACGAGATGTCCACCTCCTGGGTGCGAGAGATCGGAGCGTGGAGGAAGCATCGCGGTTCCACTCTAATTTAAATAGAAACGAGGAcacctgaaagcaccactgtgttcactctaAGTCGGACGAGCAGGTGGTCCTTGTTTAACTTAACCACTGTGTTGTCAAACTGTGGGAGACGCGAGGCCTGAAGCACACTGTGGCGCGTCCGGAGCACGGATCCAACTAAAGAACAcactgtacgttactgaggttAGAGGACGGCTTCCATGGCGATCCAGTTGACCATCTCGGAAAAGGACGGAGGTcatgaaagcaccactgtgttcactcttgaggagacgggaggtccctgaaagcaccacatGTGTTACTCTGATTCGGAGACAGGAGTCAGCTGAAACTCCACAAGACAGCTCGTGTTCACTTGCTGTTGCCCGCGCGACTATGAGACAGTAACTGAAACCTACCATTTTCGTGGTCCACTCTGTCTGAGTCCAGATGCACCTGAGAAGACCATGTGTGCTCTTTGCGGAGACTTTGATTCACTGTTAAACCCACTGTGTTGCTTAGTGGAGACAGTACCTGACACCAGCGATGTTCACTGGGAGACGGAGTCCTGTAAGCTTCCCGGTGATCTGGAGCTTTTTGATGAcagtaaagccctctgaagttGCACCGACTGATGCGAGCTGTGCGGAGACTGGGTGTTTGAAGACACTGTCGTCACTCGAGGAGGACTGAGTTTAAAAGGTACACGACACCAGTGTGCCTGCAACCGAGGAAGACGTGGGTTCTCTGTTTATCATTTAACATGTAAACTTCCGTCAAGGATGACATTTGCAGGCAATGAACTTAATTTATAATATTATGTTAGCGTTAGTTAAGTGATTGAATGGCTTACCTGTGACGCATGGGCGATCCTGAAGTTTCAGAAtgcagagaaaagagcgagcCTGAAAGTCATCACTGTGTTCACTTGTGAGGCAACGAAAGGTTGTACACATCAGTGTGCATCTGTGGAGACGGAAGTTCCCATGTAAAATCTTTTTCACTTGTGCGGTAAACGGAGTTAAAGCCCACTGGTTCATTTGCGGAGGACATTGACAATGACCCTGTTCGTCTGTGGAGCGGATCCTGAAAAAAGTGTCACTTTGGGAGACGGAGGTTAAACATGTGTCACTGAGGAGACAAGGTCCTGAAACACACTGTGCACTCTGTGCGACAATCCGAAACACCACTGTTTCATTGTGCGGAGACGGAGGTCCCTGAAGCAACTGTGTTCACTCTGAGGAGACGGAGCTCAGTTAATGAACTGTGTTCACGAGAAACAGGTTGCGCGAGTTTGAGCTCGAAAATGAAATTCATAAACGTTTATCAGGTGTTAACAAGGCTCCAACTTGTATTATGTTACCGGTTTTTTGATTGAATACTAACCTGTGATTGTTAATGTGGGCGTGTACCGTTGTATTGACGTGTGATGATAAATCTGATTGTGAAGCCAGCTGGAAGTGTTATTTGAAGTCAGTCAGCGTGCGCATTTAGGCATTGTAAATTTAACATTTTCTGAAAAGAGTGGACCAATCATTTATGTTTTCTTGAAAACTTTTGGTAAAATGAATGAATCCAGTTAATCTATTTGGTCACTAATTTTGATGAAATGTTACAGGACTTGGGCAGTGAATGAAAATGTTCATCTTAAGCAGGACATGACTGTTCTAATACTGATGCAACTTGTTCATTACATCTGACTGTTATTGTTCATGGATAAAAATTTTGTAAATCTTTTGcaaatgtttaacccttgtttAGTTGTCACGGTGCATTGGTAACCTGAAAAGTTTCATGAAACATGTTAATTCAGCTCATGAGAAAATAGCTGTTTgggaaaagtaatgaaaatgtgttatggtcatgtggatgaacctgttcattggtcatgaggatgaacctgttcattggtcatgtggatgaacctgttcattggtcatgaggatgaacctgttcattggtcatgaggatgaacctgttcattggtcatgtggatgaacctgttcattggccatgaggattaacctgttcattggtcatgtggatgaacctgttcattggtcatgtggatgaacctgttcattggtcatgtagatgaacctgttcattggtcaccatgtggatgaacctgttcaacgCAGCGTTCACGTTGGTGAAGCAGCAGCTTTTTATTTAGAGGTCATGCTTCTGTCATTCTCACTAATTCACTGCTTTTTCATTGATGAATCGCTTGGATAATAAAGagtttaatatgagattcataagatgtattttattattccccagaggacccagagcccccccacatcaaagaggaacaggaggacccagagcccccccacattaaagaggaacaggaggacccagagcccccccacatcaaagaggaccaggaggacctctgTACCAATCAGGAGGGAGATCAGCTTCCagggctgcaggaggctgcTATCAGGTTCTCAGTCTctcctgtaaaaaaagaagatgatggagaggaagctcagtcctctcagcttcatcaaagacaaactgaaccgaTGGAGACAGAAGCTGATGGAGCGCATTGTGGAGGCccagaaccagacaggaagttaTATCCAGGAAGCGATCCAGGACCAGATACTGATGAGACTGAGTACAGTGATGATGGGGAGGAGACTCAGGAACCTCAGTCAGATGAGAACCCTCTGCTAAACAAAGAAGTCCCTGTAAGGGATGTGAACTGTAGTCCTGGAACTACATCAAGCAGCTCGCCTGCATGTGCTGCAcgctctgaccaccagggacatCTGGAGAAACCCAGCAGCTCcaaaacaggagagaaaacagttCAATGCTCTGTGTGTGACAAAATATTTAGATTCAATTACGagctaaagagacacatgactgtccacacaggagagaaaccatttaaaTGCTCTCTTTGTGACAAAAGATTTGGATTCAATAACGATCTAAAGAGACACATGgctgtccacacaggagagaaaccatttagtTGTTCTATATGCGATAAAACATTTCGACATAAAAGAAACCTGCCCTATCACATGAatatccacacaggagagaaaccatttagtTGTTCACTTTGTGATAAAACATTTCCACATAAAAGTAGCCTGATCTCTCACATGAatatccacacaggagagaaaccatttagtTGTTCACTTTGtgataaaacatttcaacataaAAGAAACCTGACCGATCACATGAATAGccacacgggagagaaaccatttagttgttcagtgtgtagcaaaacatttaaacaaaaggGACACCTGAACGCTCACATGACTGTCCACACAAGAGTCAAACCATTTAAATGCTCTCTTTGTGACAAAAGATTTGGATTAAATAACTATCTAAAGAGACACATGgctgtccacacaggagagaaaccatttagtTGTTCTATATGCGATAAAACATTTCGACATAAAAGAAACCTGCCCTATCATATGAATagccacacaggagagaaaccatttagtTGTTCACTTTGTGATAAAACATTTCCACATAAAAGAAACCTGACCTCTCACATGAatatccacacaggagagaaaccatttagttgttcagtttgtgataaaacattttcaaaaaagcCCAATCTGACACGACATTTAATTATCCACACTAGAGAAACTAAGTAGTCGTGGAGTTCGCTCAACAAGATTCTCTTGTCTCGGTTATTCCAAACATCTTTGAAGTAAGTATTCCTGAGAGTCTCTGAAATAAATCTGGTGAAACCCTTAAGAACTGTCAGGCTGATCCAGACTCCAACACAAGTGTCTTCAGCGAAGATGAAGCTACACATGCATTTATATTCTTTGATGTGAGTGGCTCTGGtcttgtgtttcatgtgttatgtATTGTCATGCATATATGAATTTAAATagtttacatcatcaaagtgttTCATGTCCTCACTGGTTTGAGCTGAATTATCATCGGAGAAGAAACTGAGGAACATTTGtaaccttcttcctcttcagtttaaactcaatacTTCATTTAGTTTGACTGTAGAAACTGACATTGAGTTCCATAACTGAAGAATaacgtcttttcttttttaactcaATATTTGTGTTCATGATTGATGCTTTAATGGTTGTTAATGTAAGTTACATTTAAATTTGCATGGGAAAGGAATTGCCTCtatttataaaatgtattcatcacTGATATGATGTCCACCCTGTTACATGCAGTCCTGAGTTTATtttatgataaataaataaaatcaacaaacattaaatatcattatcactattattatttaaactATTAGCAACAATAATAATTGCAATCATTTTTATTAATACTATTAATAAtactattattttttatttataataacatCGATATCATTTTCTTTACTGGCTAAACTGTCCTAAACCTGTACGCAGTgcgcccagcagggggcgccacgcaCCTTTGAATCCGCCAATAAATTACAGAAGAAGAAGGTCTTCTCCTTTGtttctggtcatgtgaccttaGAGAAGACCCCATGACGGCCTCCtccttcagcttgacggcttccctgacccccggtgtccaccaccagGTTCTCGGGTTGCCACCACGACAGACACCGATGGCCTTCCGACCCCAGCGCCTATCAAGCGCTTCCACAagagaggctttgaacatggtccactcggactgcatgtccccaacctccctcgggatgtgtgagaggttcatccggaggtgggagcTGAAGACATCCCGGACCggctcctcccccatcacaaatatatatacatatatatacacaaatatatatgtatgtgcaggcacgtgcacagagattttggggggcaggtgctcaaacgaaaaaaaagggcacccaatgccaaaaatgttttgtgacagagttgacgcataagcagcaatacactgacgatgctgtcctcgacctgcgtctcctccaggcccggggtggggaATCGGGAGAATTGGttgagttcccggtgggccgcttcacttctgggccggtcgagaattttatttgttgacatttgtcacgttagtccatcttctcttaaagtgggctacacacgttccacattctgacaccgcagcctctgcatgggttgtaccatgcgaggaagttcacccctcccaaataatagagttggttcagtccattatggaaccaaccaactcattttgggagaggagaacttcacccctccaaaatagagttggttcggtccttcgccgtcttttccaaaaagttttctcagctcctgatagctgggccggcccgaccgcaacgatacgcgtcagggaggatggacgggaggaagagggcaggaggggatgaaaaagccaggttgaaaaaaagaaaggcattggaggaggatgctgccaaatgtgccaagcgtacagatttattttcaagaggacaaacacaagtggcaactggtaaagagagacaaaggcctaatgattagcaacataatgttgtagccttgattaatatcattgtagcattgtcaacctattctcaagcaaaatattaaattgaataaaaatattagcctttttatatcacccaaaatatggcgatccatagactttgcaaatattatgcaaatattgatatatactattgatattgatattgaagtatgcagtaatatgactcttaatttttctttgtagcttcggagcagcagataagagtctcctgctgaaaatgatgagcccgacatttgcaatgaggaggccatgactacagggacaggtagagaggataacagaggacactatatgaattaaagttatatattctaagaaagagcagtacagtacttgatgaaccaatatgcattgtttgctcagaagtgggtgtagtaaaggagtaaatcaccactatataatactcatgcagaaaaatgataatgaccatgacaatgaccatgacaatgacaatgaccatgaccatgacaatgaccatgataatgaccatgacggcccccatgaggtctcactccaacaaatctggcctactgcctaatctgagtctgacacccctgctacgcccttctgccttttttaatgttgtgcatattttttgttaacttctcatcttaagtggattattattgttgtatttaaccgt
Coding sequences within it:
- the LOC130193043 gene encoding gastrula zinc finger protein xLCGF3.1-like; this translates as METEADGAHCGGPEPDRKLDPGSDPGPDTDETEYSDDGEETQEPQSDENPLLNKEVPVRDVNCSPGTTSSSSPACAARSDHQGHLEKPSSSKTGEKTVQCSVCDKIFRFNNDLKRHMAVHTGDKPFSCSVCSKTFKQKGHLNAHMTVHTRVKPFKCSLCDKRFGFNNDLKRHMAGHTGEKPFSCSVCSKTFTQKGHMTYHMTVHTGEKPFKCSVCDKRYGLNNDLKRHMAGHTGKKPFSCSKCDKTFRHKRNLTYHMNIHTGEKPFSCSLCDKTFSQKPNLTRHLVIHTRETK
- the LOC130193029 gene encoding gastrula zinc finger protein XlCGF8.2DB-like — protein: METEADGAHCGGPEPDRKLYPGSDPGPDTDETEYSDDGEETQEPQSDENPLLNKEVPVRDVNCSPGTTSSSSPACAARSDHQGHLEKPSSSKTGEKTVQCSVCDKIFRFNYELKRHMTVHTGEKPFKCSLCDKRFGFNNDLKRHMAVHTGEKPFSCSICDKTFRHKRNLPYHMNIHTGEKPFSCSLCDKTFPHKSSLISHMNIHTGEKPFSCSLCDKTFQHKRNLTDHMNSHTGEKPFSCSVCSKTFKQKGHLNAHMTVHTRVKPFKCSLCDKRFGLNNYLKRHMAVHTGEKPFSCSICDKTFRHKRNLPYHMNSHTGEKPFSCSLCDKTFPHKRNLTSHMNIHTGEKPFSCSVCDKTFSKKPNLTRHLIIHTRETK